From a single Blastocatellia bacterium genomic region:
- a CDS encoding VWA domain-containing protein: protein MNNRILPLALAAFLVVVARAGSAAAQPPTEQDGIKLKATLVSVPVIVSDRNGRYLSGLRAEDFTLYSDHVKQPIAVFEATEEPLNVALLLDTSLSTRDVLGDIKDAALSFIKRLRPQDRAVIVSFDYDVHLLSPLTADRRALEQAVKRAEIGAYAGTVLRDAVIKAANDSLRHVEGRKAIVLLTDGKDHGSAVSEVESLEAAQESGAMIYTIFYRTGFAPRFDNRRGGFGRGGFGRRGGIFGDSLPRRGPNNERRERRRERAERNNEQAADYLGQLADASAGRFYSGEVTDLKKTFDLIADELRHQYRLGFYPSGEPAGAAVHRLTVQVAHPDAVVRARRTYHATPSQ, encoded by the coding sequence ATGAATAACCGAATTTTGCCCCTCGCGCTGGCCGCCTTTCTAGTTGTCGTCGCACGTGCCGGCAGCGCCGCCGCACAGCCGCCGACAGAGCAAGATGGCATTAAGCTCAAAGCCACGCTCGTCAGCGTGCCGGTGATCGTCAGCGACCGCAACGGGCGCTACCTGAGCGGCCTGCGCGCCGAAGATTTCACGCTCTACAGCGATCACGTCAAACAACCCATCGCCGTCTTTGAAGCCACAGAAGAGCCGCTCAATGTCGCTTTGCTGCTCGACACCAGTCTTAGCACCCGCGATGTGCTGGGCGACATTAAGGACGCCGCCCTGAGTTTCATCAAGCGGCTGCGTCCGCAAGACCGGGCGGTGATCGTGAGCTTCGACTATGACGTTCACCTGTTGAGTCCGCTCACCGCCGACCGCCGGGCGCTGGAGCAGGCGGTCAAGCGCGCAGAGATTGGCGCGTACGCCGGCACAGTGCTGCGCGATGCCGTCATTAAAGCGGCGAATGATTCGCTGCGCCACGTCGAAGGGCGCAAAGCCATTGTCTTGCTGACGGACGGGAAGGATCACGGCAGCGCAGTCAGCGAGGTCGAATCGCTCGAAGCGGCGCAGGAATCGGGCGCGATGATCTACACCATCTTTTATCGCACGGGGTTCGCGCCGCGTTTCGACAATCGGCGGGGCGGCTTCGGGCGGGGCGGCTTCGGGCGGCGTGGCGGCATCTTCGGGGACTCGCTGCCGCGCCGCGGCCCGAACAACGAGCGCCGCGAGCGCCGCCGCGAGCGCGCCGAGCGCAATAACGAGCAGGCGGCGGATTATCTAGGCCAGCTCGCCGACGCCTCAGCCGGTCGCTTTTACAGCGGCGAAGTGACCGACCTCAAGAAGACCTTCGACCTGATCGCCGATGAGCTGCGCCACCAGTACCGCCTCGGCTTTTATCCGAGCGGCGAGCCGGCAGGCGCTGCGGTTCATCGTTTGACCGTTCAGGTCGCTCACCCCGACGCGGTCGTGCGCGCGCGCCGCACTTACCATGCAACGCCGTCGCAATGA
- a CDS encoding DUF1501 domain-containing protein: MSVTRRFFLKSSSLAMVSLAAAPSFLKRTALGQTLAGSGKDRPIIIAIFQRGAMDGISAVVPFGDKNYYSVRPNIAVPQPKSGSTDTAIDLDGYFGLHPALAPFKPLYAAGQLAIIHAVGSPDNTRSHFDAQDYMESATPGNKGTSDGWLNRYLQAKRDPKATPFRAVSLTANLPRTLLGNAPAIAMTNIGDFGVRAGQGNGQVAKGFEELYAQNMSDVLHGTGKEAFEAVKMLKKANPQQYQPASGASYPRSPFGQALLQIAQLIKSDIGVEVAFTDVGGWDTHANQGNARGQLANRLQDFGQGIAALYQDLGDRMRNVVILTMTEFGRTIRQNGSGGTDHGHASVAFALGGAVKGGKVYGEWPGLATEQLYEGRDLRLTTDFRDVFAEVAARHMGATNLDAIFPGYKPNPASFKGLIRG, from the coding sequence ATGTCAGTAACACGGAGATTCTTCTTAAAGTCATCGAGTCTGGCGATGGTCAGTCTGGCGGCGGCCCCGTCTTTTCTGAAGCGCACGGCGCTTGGCCAGACGCTTGCCGGCAGCGGCAAAGACCGCCCGATCATCATCGCTATCTTTCAGCGCGGCGCGATGGATGGCATCTCGGCGGTGGTGCCCTTCGGCGATAAGAATTACTACAGCGTGCGCCCGAACATTGCCGTCCCGCAGCCCAAGAGCGGCAGCACTGATACGGCGATTGATCTGGACGGCTACTTCGGCTTGCACCCGGCGCTGGCGCCCTTCAAGCCGCTCTACGCCGCCGGCCAGTTGGCGATCATTCACGCCGTCGGCTCGCCTGATAACACGCGCTCGCACTTCGATGCGCAGGATTACATGGAATCGGCGACGCCGGGCAACAAAGGGACATCAGACGGCTGGCTGAACCGCTACTTGCAGGCCAAGCGCGACCCGAAGGCGACGCCGTTCCGCGCCGTGTCGCTGACCGCCAATTTGCCGCGCACGTTGCTGGGTAACGCGCCGGCCATCGCCATGACCAACATCGGCGACTTCGGCGTTCGCGCAGGGCAGGGCAACGGGCAGGTCGCCAAAGGCTTTGAAGAGCTCTACGCGCAGAACATGAGCGACGTGTTGCACGGCACCGGCAAAGAGGCATTTGAAGCGGTGAAGATGTTGAAGAAGGCGAACCCGCAGCAGTACCAGCCGGCCAGCGGTGCCAGCTATCCGCGCTCGCCGTTCGGTCAGGCGTTGCTGCAAATCGCCCAGTTGATCAAATCCGACATCGGCGTCGAAGTCGCTTTCACGGATGTCGGCGGCTGGGACACCCACGCCAATCAAGGCAATGCGCGCGGCCAGCTCGCCAATCGCTTGCAGGATTTTGGCCAGGGCATCGCGGCGCTTTATCAAGACCTCGGCGACCGTATGCGCAATGTGGTGATTCTGACGATGACCGAGTTTGGACGCACCATTCGGCAGAACGGCTCGGGCGGCACCGACCACGGCCACGCCAGCGTCGCTTTCGCGCTCGGCGGCGCGGTCAAGGGCGGCAAGGTGTATGGCGAATGGCCCGGCCTTGCGACCGAGCAGTTATACGAAGGCCGCGACCTGCGATTGACGACAGACTTCCGCGACGTCTTCGCCGAGGTTGCCGCGCGTCACATGGGCGCGACCAATCTGGACGCGATCTTCCCTGGCTACAAACCGAATCCGGCGAGCTTCAAGGGATTGATCCGCGGCTAA
- a CDS encoding DUF1800 domain-containing protein — protein MKPEKNSLIRTAAGWRAASRLMAIVMAATLGFGALAPAFGDSRAKAAKTTALTEDQKIIHLLNRIGFGPRPGDVERVRQIGIDKFIDQQLHPERLEDAAVEARLKNIESIHMGLSELAEKYPEPGMIARELGLKGKNAAPKAMPAPQASPNGDNAPANQAADAQLDLSKQENRQMVMEYYREHGLKPPQVLLQDLMQQKLIRAVYSERQLQEVMADFWYNHFNIFWPKGADKILTTDFEMSAIRPHTFGKFQDLLLATAKSPAMLFYLDNFQSSSPDAKLPGRAGAGQQGRLQRAARLGGFGQPNSPSGQMSPEQQQRRAQAAQQFAKRKPGINENYARELMELHTLGVEGGYTQKDVQEVARCLTGWTIVQPRRGGGFVFRPFMHDDGEKMVLGHKIPAGGGIKDGEMVIDILAHHPSTAKFISTKLVRRFVSDTPPPALVDRVAQVYLKSDGDIREMLRAIFTSPEFYAKEAYRAKIKSPFELAVSAIRAVGGEMNNPMMVTQFISKMGQPLYRYQPPTGYPDKAEQWVNTGALLERLNFGLALSANKLRGTTVDLKRIAPETAGKDTTQTLDQAIALLLNKDVSPQTRAVLEKQMTEGVPVKGEFVPERKPNDAMMAETGEALLADGSMPQRPGKGDKVAKYDFPRGRENRQAFRNEPLAVLTPREQEIAKVFGLVLGSPEFQRR, from the coding sequence ATGAAACCTGAAAAGAACTCATTGATACGAACTGCCGCGGGGTGGCGCGCGGCTTCAAGGCTGATGGCCATCGTGATGGCCGCAACCCTCGGCTTCGGCGCGCTGGCGCCGGCCTTTGGCGATAGCCGCGCGAAAGCCGCCAAGACGACGGCATTGACTGAAGATCAGAAGATCATTCACCTGCTCAACCGCATCGGCTTCGGCCCGCGTCCCGGCGATGTCGAGCGCGTCCGGCAGATCGGCATAGACAAGTTCATCGATCAGCAGCTTCACCCCGAACGGCTTGAGGACGCGGCGGTCGAGGCGCGGCTTAAGAATATTGAATCAATTCATATGGGACTGTCTGAGCTGGCCGAGAAATACCCGGAGCCCGGCATGATCGCCCGCGAGCTTGGCTTGAAGGGCAAGAATGCCGCGCCAAAGGCGATGCCTGCCCCGCAGGCGAGCCCGAACGGCGACAACGCGCCGGCCAATCAGGCCGCTGACGCGCAGCTCGATCTGAGCAAGCAAGAGAACCGGCAGATGGTCATGGAGTATTACCGCGAGCATGGCCTCAAGCCGCCGCAAGTGTTGCTGCAAGACCTGATGCAGCAGAAGCTGATCCGCGCCGTCTACAGCGAGCGCCAGTTGCAGGAAGTGATGGCCGACTTCTGGTACAACCACTTCAACATCTTCTGGCCGAAGGGCGCCGATAAGATACTGACCACCGATTTCGAGATGAGCGCCATTCGCCCGCACACCTTCGGCAAGTTCCAGGACTTGCTGCTGGCGACCGCGAAAAGCCCGGCGATGCTCTTCTATCTCGACAATTTTCAATCGAGCTCGCCCGACGCCAAGCTGCCCGGTCGCGCGGGAGCCGGCCAGCAAGGTCGTTTGCAGCGGGCGGCTCGGCTCGGCGGCTTCGGCCAGCCGAATAGCCCGTCGGGCCAGATGAGCCCGGAGCAACAGCAGCGCCGCGCCCAGGCGGCGCAGCAGTTCGCCAAGCGCAAGCCCGGCATCAACGAGAACTATGCGCGCGAATTGATGGAGCTGCACACGCTCGGCGTCGAAGGGGGCTACACGCAGAAAGACGTGCAGGAAGTGGCGCGCTGCCTGACCGGCTGGACGATTGTGCAACCGCGTCGCGGCGGCGGCTTCGTCTTCCGCCCGTTCATGCATGACGACGGCGAAAAGATGGTGCTCGGCCACAAGATTCCTGCCGGCGGCGGCATCAAAGACGGCGAGATGGTGATTGACATTCTGGCGCATCATCCCAGCACCGCGAAATTCATCTCGACCAAGCTGGTGCGGCGCTTCGTCAGCGACACGCCGCCGCCGGCGCTCGTGGATCGCGTCGCGCAAGTTTATCTGAAGAGCGACGGCGACATCCGCGAAATGCTGCGCGCCATCTTCACGTCGCCGGAGTTCTACGCGAAAGAGGCATACCGCGCCAAGATCAAATCGCCGTTCGAGCTGGCGGTGTCGGCGATCCGCGCCGTCGGCGGCGAGATGAACAACCCGATGATGGTGACGCAGTTCATCTCGAAGATGGGCCAGCCGCTCTATCGCTACCAGCCGCCGACCGGCTACCCGGACAAAGCCGAGCAGTGGGTCAACACCGGCGCGCTGCTTGAGCGTTTGAACTTCGGCCTGGCGCTGAGCGCGAATAAGCTCCGGGGCACGACCGTTGATCTCAAGCGTATCGCGCCCGAGACGGCAGGCAAGGACACGACGCAGACGCTCGATCAAGCCATCGCCCTGTTGCTCAACAAGGACGTGTCGCCGCAGACGCGCGCCGTGCTCGAGAAGCAGATGACCGAAGGCGTGCCCGTCAAAGGCGAGTTTGTGCCGGAGCGCAAGCCGAACGACGCGATGATGGCCGAGACCGGCGAGGCGCTTCTGGCTGACGGCTCGATGCCGCAGCGGCCGGGCAAAGGCGACAAGGTCGCTAAGTACGATTTCCCGCGAGGGCGCGAGAACCGGCAGGCATTTCGCAATGAGCCGCTGGCGGTGCTAACGCCGCGAGAGCAGGAGATCGCCAAAGTCTTCGGCCTGGTGCTCGGCTCGCCGGAGTTTCAAAGAAGGTAA
- a CDS encoding PIN domain-containing protein, which translates to MIGHTEQLIARYSQKGLLIDTNILLLLFIGSYDQNLIRNFKRTVQFTIEDYDLLVVLLRPFNKLVTTPNILTEVTNLSGQLGEPARSSYFRTFAEGIKLLEEEYVESQKIAGHAEFVKIGLTDVGIWTVSEGNYLVLTDDFKLSQLLGSKGVDVINFNHLRPLGWT; encoded by the coding sequence ATGATTGGCCATACTGAACAACTGATTGCGCGTTATTCACAGAAGGGACTGCTCATCGACACGAATATTCTGCTTTTGCTTTTTATCGGCAGTTACGACCAGAATCTGATCAGGAATTTTAAGCGGACTGTACAGTTTACAATTGAAGATTACGATCTTCTCGTCGTTCTCCTGCGCCCTTTCAATAAACTCGTCACAACCCCCAACATATTGACTGAGGTGACCAATCTCTCTGGCCAGCTTGGCGAGCCTGCAAGAAGCTCTTATTTTCGGACTTTTGCAGAAGGTATCAAACTTCTGGAGGAAGAGTACGTCGAGAGTCAGAAAATAGCCGGGCACGCTGAGTTTGTCAAAATAGGGCTGACCGATGTCGGAATATGGACAGTTTCTGAAGGCAATTATCTAGTCCTTACAGATGATTTTAAATTATCACAGTTGCTTGGCAGCAAGGGCGTTGATGTAATCAACTTCAATCATCTCCGTCCGCTCGGATGGACGTAA
- a CDS encoding tocopherol cyclase family protein: MTVSLKPASDVAANEADNLCRWNRRNANHYEVWFLTLNQRATRRGFWFRYCIEAPLDHEPRAALWAAAFDRANSSANLGLKQEYAIEHLTVAGDEAFRLRLGDGEFTCSQARGRVEQAGRSIAWDLRYQPNPRTYHHVPPMLVNLVRPSSFVCSPNLDTRFTGTVTIDEREFVIEDEPGCQSHLWGRKHVDEWVWVHANAFEGHAGTVFEGLAARPRRAGKTLPPMQSLYLRHRGQEHRFTRLRLSEQWKRSLGMGYWSFTASNTRLHIEGVAQCRLRDMIQAEYRDPDGEALYCINSEVANLKIRLYQRVRGIRYRHVETINARATAHLEHAARQLDGGVLLAFK, from the coding sequence ACGAGGCCGACAACCTCTGTCGCTGGAATCGCCGCAACGCCAATCATTACGAGGTGTGGTTCCTGACGCTGAATCAGCGCGCCACGCGGCGGGGCTTCTGGTTCCGCTACTGCATCGAAGCGCCGCTCGACCACGAGCCGCGCGCCGCGCTCTGGGCGGCGGCGTTTGACCGCGCCAACTCCTCGGCCAACCTCGGACTGAAGCAAGAATATGCCATCGAGCATCTGACGGTCGCCGGGGACGAAGCCTTCCGGCTGCGCCTCGGCGACGGCGAATTCACCTGCTCGCAGGCACGGGGCCGCGTCGAACAGGCGGGCCGCTCTATCGCATGGGATTTGCGCTATCAACCGAACCCGCGCACTTATCATCACGTGCCGCCGATGCTGGTCAACCTCGTGCGGCCCTCGTCTTTTGTCTGCTCGCCGAACCTCGACACGCGCTTTACGGGGACGGTCACGATTGACGAGCGCGAGTTTGTCATCGAAGACGAGCCGGGCTGCCAGTCGCACCTCTGGGGCCGCAAGCATGTGGACGAGTGGGTTTGGGTTCACGCCAACGCCTTTGAAGGGCATGCGGGCACGGTCTTTGAAGGGCTGGCGGCGCGCCCGCGCCGCGCCGGCAAGACCTTGCCGCCGATGCAGTCTCTGTACCTGCGGCACCGCGGCCAGGAGCATCGGTTCACGCGACTGCGCCTGTCCGAGCAGTGGAAGCGCAGCCTGGGGATGGGCTACTGGTCATTTACCGCTTCAAACACGCGGCTGCACATCGAAGGCGTGGCGCAATGCCGCTTGCGCGACATGATTCAAGCCGAATACCGCGACCCTGACGGCGAGGCGCTCTACTGCATCAACAGCGAAGTGGCGAACTTGAAGATTCGCCTCTACCAGCGCGTGCGCGGCATTCGTTATCGCCACGTCGAAACGATCAACGCCCGCGCCACGGCGCACCTGGAGCACGCCGCGCGCCAGCTTGACGGCGGCGTGCTCCTGGCGTTTAAGTAG